AGGCGTTCAAATATTTCAAAGCTGTTTCTTTATCTCGTTCAGGGCGCTTTTTTCGAGGCGGGAGACCTGCGCCTGCGAAATGCCGATCTCGGCGGCGACCTCCGTCTGCGTCCTGCCCTTGATATAGCGGAGCGAAAGGATGTGCCGCTGCCGCGGGGAGAGATTGTTTATCGCGTCCTTCAGCATTATTTCCTCTATCCAGTTCTCGTCGCTGTCGCGCGGGCTGCTTATCTGGTCCATAACGAGTATCGCGTCGCCGCCGTCGTTATAGATCGGCTCGCTGAACGAAAGCGGATCGACTATCGCCTCCATCGCGATAACGACCTCCTCGCGCGGAACGTTCATCTTCTCCGCCAGCTCGGTGACGGAGGGTTCCCTGCCGAGCTTCGTCAGCAGCTCCTCC
This region of Clostridia bacterium genomic DNA includes:
- the sigG gene encoding RNA polymerase sporulation sigma factor SigG encodes the protein MTNKVEICGANTAELPLMKESEKTELLERIRRGDASARDKLVCGNLRLVLSVIQRFTNRGENPDDLFQVGCIGLIKAIDNFDPSHGVCFSTYAVPMIIGEVRRHLRDNSAVRVSRSIRDTAYRALRAKEELLTKLGREPSVTELAEKMNVPREEVVIAMEAIVDPLSFSEPIYNDGGDAILVMDQISSPRDSDENWIEEIMLKDAINNLSPRQRHILSLRYIKGRTQTEVAAEIGISQAQVSRLEKSALNEIKKQL